TGAGACCCTTCAGACCCACCAGGAGCAGACAGTGAACATGGAGTTGGGATCTCAGTGGATGGAAGCACAGCCCTGGCCCCCATGCCCCTGGTGGGTTCCCAGCCcctggctggcaggagcaggcagtggAGCCACAGGCAGAGCGAGGTGTGGGGGCCCTGGCCGTGCTCCCCAGCTCTCTCCCTCCTGGGCAGCCAAGCTGCTGCATCTGCAGTGGAGGTTTTGCCACGTGGGGCCAGAGTGGGCTGCAAATTGCTGGTTTGTGCCGGCTCCTGGCACCTCGGCCATTTTAGTTCCTTAAACAAAGCTGAAGAGCAACAGCTCTCCTCCAAAGCTGCCTGGGGCGATGCCATTGAAGCTGGTTGTGCCATGAGATGTGGGACTTGTCATAGCCCTGAGGAGGATGGAGGCAGCCACGCTGCTCTCCCTGACGTGGCTGTTAATGCCAGCCACCCTGTGGGACACAAGCACACGTAAGGAGCAGGGTTTCTGCAGGGTCTCAGCAGTGCGCTAGTGCCTGCTTTTTGGAGATGGCAGAACCTGGGAAATAATAGgagcaaggagaaaagaagcCCGTGGTGCAGCTGGGTGTGATGTGAGCTTTGCTCTCAGGCTGAGGGTGGCATGTTGCCGTGGTGGGGGAGACAGCTGGGGGAGGACACTGTTCCCCCACGCTTGCTCAGCTGGAGATGGGCATTTGGTTGCatcaggcagggctggcagggtgagggctcctctccccacaccAGGTCTCAGCTGGGACATGGTAGAGCTGGCACCCACATGGCCCCCCTGTGGTGCTGCAACATGTCCCACACATCAGCACGGCAGCCACCAGtgccctgggcagagctggcagttgaaggagggagcaggcaggcagacaaaCAGACAGGCACCCGCAGGATACTCAGTCTTTATTGCAAAATTATCTTCAGtctgcagctccagctcagcAGATGCAGCCTCTCTGTGCCCCAGACCCTCCTGTCTCCAGCACAGGGGATGCCAGGAGGGGCTGAGACTTCGCAGGGGGAGAAGCACCCAGAgccaagcagctgctggcatgGGGCAGCTGTGGTGGGTGGCATAGCCTCAGTAGGGTCGGGGGCAAGGGAGCAGGAGGGCATCCCTGGGGTCCTGAGGTGgttggggagggagggcaggccGGTGTCCTGGCCGCCTCAAAGAGCTGCAGGTCTTCCTGGCCGCAGGTCCTGTGCCGGCTCCTCACCCAGGTGGCCCCACATGCCAGCATCAGCGCCACCAATACCTTCACGctgaggaagagcagcaggtAGGTAACACTGAGCTGGGACCTGGGTAGCAGAAAGGAGATGATGCCAGAGCCTAAGTAAGGTCTGGGCAGCAAGGATGGGGACTGGGGCACTTGCATGTCTGCCAGCTGCCCGCTTGACCCTGGGATgctcctgggggctgctgcaACCAGGGAGacccagggctgggggatgctgccgGTGGCTTGCCCAGACCCTGAGCCCTGACTTACGCCACTGCAGGCTCCCCAGAGCCTGTGGGGTACGGGGAGTTGGTGGCCAACAGGCTCATGTCACTGTCCTTGGTTGTGGCTGAAccagctgtgaagaaaacagagtCAGAGCAAAGCGGAGTCCCCTCCGGCACCCTGTCCTGCCCCCTGCACAGGGAGTCTCTGCCCTGAGACTTTGTCCATGgaggtgcaggaggaggagaggggggtCCCTAGGCAATGTGGTGGgtgctgaggaggaggaggaagaaaaaaagggggtttaCTGGGAGGAACTGGAAACCCTAAAGGATGGGCTCGTGGAAGCTGAGACACTGAATGGGAGGCTCTGCTCTGCACGAAGCTCTGTGCACTCTTCTCCATCCCTTGTCCAAATTTGTAACAGGACAGCCTCCAGCAGGTCCTGGTGCCTGCAAGGAGCTTGTTCCCTCTTTGAGAACCCCTGTGTTCCCCTGGCTGGGGAGGCCTTGTCCCCAGTGTTGTGACCCAAATGACAGGCTCCATAGCACGCCCCTGCcttgctcccagccctggcttTACCTGTGGAGACTGTCACCTCGGTGGTGTGCCACTGGTTGAACCACCATCTCCTCCTCACCCCGCACGAGTACCAGCCTGCGTCCCCCAGAGTGACACTTCCCAGTGTCACCGTGAATGAGTGTGCCATGTGGTTGTCCCTGATGGACACCCTGCCCTGTGTCACCATCACCTCTGAGCCATTGGTTTGGGCAATGTAGGTGAAgcaaaaccagaggaagctCGGGCGGCACCAGTACTTGGAGTAGAGCTCATAGCCTGGCTCATAGCTGCAGGACACTGTCAGTGAGCCACCCTGGTCAGCCATCACTTTCATGGGGCCCGTCACTGCCCAGCCACCTgtgggggacagggagagatGCTGCAAGCATGTACCAGCATTTACCTGGGGAATGGGGAGGGATCTGAGCCCTGGATTCCCTGGAGCACCCTGTCCCAAGGGAGGCTGTGCACCAGGGAGCAGTGCTGAGATATCCCCAGTCATCAAAACAGAGCCCCCGTCAAGCGTATGTGTCATTAAATGAGCCAAAAGCCTTACTACCAGCGTTCATATGACAGCAACACAAGCATATCTCAGAGATCACCCCTGTAGCCATCCACTGGCCACAAGAAAAGGAGAGTATCAGCTGGGCTCTTGCTGTGACCATGGTGGCTCCCTGGGCTGGTTCAGTCCCAgcctctctgcagctctgcccagagTCTGTGGGGTGGGAAGTGCCTGTGCTCCTGGGTCTCACCTGGGAAAAGGGTCCAAACCAAGAAAATCCTCATTTTCCAGCTTCTTCCTCCTGATGCAGATTTTCCCCTGTGGTTATTCAAGAAGCACCCTGTGGGATGGAGCCAGTTTCACAGCACCCAGGCGTCCCAGGAGTTTCCCAAGACTCCTTCTCCAGTCGCTTCCTTGGGCAGTGTTTACCCGCAAGCCCTAGATGTCTTGTCTAAAAACGGttgcttccttcccttctgccagGGACCATGACTCACCCTGGGGGTGTCTCATGAGAGAAactctgcttttgctctgaGGCACCCACTGATTCCCAGCCAAATGCCAAAATGCAGCAGGTTCCTCTATCGTGATGCTGATCCTGGAGTAGGGCACAGCCCCTTCCCTGTGCACACAGCCTGAAGGGCTTTGGGAAGATTTGCAGCGGAGTGGGGGTCCAGGGACCAGGCTAGAGAGAATGCATGTCAGCCCCTGTGGGTGGACTGGTTGAGATTGCTGGGACACCCTCCCAGTTGTGATGGACTGGGGTGATGGGCTGGGATGATGGACCGGGATGATGGACTGGGATGATGGACAGCCATCCTCACTGCACTGCTGG
The Falco rusticolus isolate bFalRus1 chromosome 1, bFalRus1.pri, whole genome shotgun sequence genome window above contains:
- the LOC119153657 gene encoding CMRF35-like molecule 7 — translated: MRIFLVWTLFPGGWAVTGPMKVMADQGGSLTVSCSYEPGYELYSKYWCRPSFLWFCFTYIAQTNGSEVMVTQGRVSIRDNHMAHSFTVTLGSVTLGDAGWYSCGVRRRWWFNQWHTTEVTVSTAGSATTKDSDMSLLATNSPYPTGSGEPAVASQLSVTYLLLFLSVKVLVALMLACGATWVRSRHRTCGQEDLQLFEAARTPACPPSPTTSGPQGCPPAPLPPTLLRLCHPPQLPHASSCLALGASPPAKSQPLLASPVLETGGSGAQRGCIC